A genomic window from Desertifilum tharense IPPAS B-1220 includes:
- a CDS encoding FeoA family protein — MPSGRNWVNRSLRRLRHRGWQNHLEAASPPESACPQILPLSARQVGDRVRILSLNCGESNHRLLGMGFIPGVILQIISRTGTGSAIVALYNSSGSQRLGVGAEMAQQILVVDALVPPARSHSPMDMPSPTSTLKLREAAIGAHLRVIGYEPTARDYKRKLLAMGLTPGTELRVNRHAPLGDPTEIEVRGYKLSLRKHEADALMVEIIVGGDS, encoded by the coding sequence ATGCCTAGTGGACGTAATTGGGTTAATCGCTCGTTAAGAAGGCTCCGGCATCGGGGCTGGCAGAACCATCTAGAGGCCGCCAGCCCGCCAGAGAGCGCCTGTCCTCAAATCCTGCCCCTATCGGCTCGGCAAGTTGGCGATCGCGTCCGCATCCTTTCCCTCAACTGCGGCGAATCCAATCACCGACTCCTAGGGATGGGATTTATACCGGGCGTCATCTTGCAAATCATCAGTCGCACGGGCACCGGATCGGCGATCGTCGCCCTGTACAACTCCAGCGGCTCCCAACGCTTAGGAGTGGGTGCAGAAATGGCCCAACAGATTCTCGTTGTCGATGCCCTCGTTCCACCCGCCAGGAGCCATTCCCCTATGGATATGCCATCGCCTACTTCCACCCTCAAACTCCGAGAAGCCGCCATTGGTGCCCACCTCAGAGTCATTGGCTACGAACCCACCGCCCGCGACTACAAGCGCAAATTACTGGCAATGGGACTCACCCCCGGAACCGAACTGCGCGTTAACCGCCACGCCCCACTCGGAGACCCCACAGAAATTGAAGTGCGCGGTTATAAGCTGAGTTTGCGGAAACACGAAGCCGACGCCCTGATGGTCGAAATCATTGTAGGAGGTGACTCGTGA
- the feoB gene encoding Fe(2+) transporter permease subunit FeoB: protein MKPPTIALVGNPNCGKTTLFNALTGANQHVGNWPGVTVERKEGSYRFQGQQIVVVDLPGVYSVDAGDNTTGLDELVARDYLLSGEADLIINIVDAANLERNFYLTTQILEMGIPTLIALNMIDLASKREIRIDPQQLSERLGAIAIPLSAHSGKGLPELQAAIHQALAHPKVPTTYVAYPPVIEEAIADLTSILETTSATPPANLRWFALNLLQYDDRHLSDLGQDTLRRIIEHRHRIHRTLGEDTDLLIADSRYTWIRHLIQDTVEHTHRVKQSVSDRLDAFTLNRWLGIPIFLMVMYLMFLVSINLGGAFIDFFDIGIGTLFVGGTAHLLEQINSPGWLVGLLADGVGGGIQTTATFIPQIGLLFIFLAILEDSGYLARAAFVMDRLMRFVGLPGKSFVPMMVGFGCNIPGIMATRTLENRRDRLMTILMNPFMSCGARLPVYALFCAAFFPTNGQNIVFILYILGILAAIFTGLVMKQTLFRGDAAPFVMELPPYHIPTFKGVLLRAWDRLKAFITKAGKMIVIMVVILGLINSVGVDGSFGKQNSQDSILSAIGRTVTPVFAPMGIQQENWPATVGLFTGVFAKEVMVGAMDSLYSQLGQQEAANSEPPEEFDLWGGIGEAFASIPANLADLTNQVLDPIGLGILGSTDDLEAAAEEQQVHYTTFGQMSARFGSSTAAIAFLLFVLLYFPCVSATAAIYRETNLGWTIFVACWTTGIAYWVAVFYYQFMTLNQHPTSAIAWLVSLLLVMSVTLLGLKSYSDRSIGWLSKFLRTNRTLQASRK from the coding sequence GTGAAACCCCCCACCATCGCCCTAGTCGGCAACCCCAATTGCGGCAAAACCACCCTCTTCAACGCCTTAACCGGAGCCAACCAGCACGTTGGCAACTGGCCCGGCGTCACCGTGGAACGCAAAGAAGGCAGCTATCGCTTCCAGGGGCAGCAGATCGTCGTTGTCGATTTACCTGGGGTTTACTCCGTAGATGCCGGAGACAACACCACCGGCTTAGACGAACTCGTAGCGCGGGACTATTTGCTATCTGGCGAAGCCGATCTGATTATCAACATCGTGGATGCCGCCAACCTAGAGCGGAATTTCTACCTCACCACGCAAATTCTAGAAATGGGCATCCCCACCCTAATTGCCCTCAACATGATCGACTTAGCCAGCAAGCGGGAAATTCGCATCGATCCGCAACAGCTTTCGGAACGCTTAGGCGCGATTGCCATTCCCCTAAGCGCCCATAGCGGCAAAGGTCTGCCAGAATTACAAGCCGCCATTCATCAAGCCCTTGCCCATCCCAAAGTCCCCACCACCTACGTTGCCTATCCGCCCGTTATTGAAGAAGCGATCGCCGATTTAACTTCAATCCTAGAAACCACCTCCGCGACTCCCCCCGCGAACCTGCGCTGGTTTGCCCTAAACCTGTTGCAATACGACGATCGCCACCTCAGCGATCTCGGACAAGACACCCTGCGACGCATTATCGAACATCGCCATCGGATTCATCGTACCCTCGGAGAAGATACCGACCTCTTAATTGCCGACAGTCGCTATACCTGGATTCGCCATTTAATTCAAGACACCGTAGAACATACCCATCGCGTCAAGCAAAGCGTTTCCGATCGCCTTGACGCCTTCACCCTCAACCGCTGGTTAGGCATTCCCATCTTCTTGATGGTGATGTATCTAATGTTTCTCGTCTCCATTAACCTCGGCGGCGCGTTTATCGACTTTTTTGATATTGGCATTGGCACCCTCTTTGTCGGCGGAACGGCTCACCTGTTGGAGCAAATCAATAGCCCTGGCTGGTTAGTTGGCTTGCTGGCTGATGGCGTCGGCGGCGGGATTCAAACCACAGCCACCTTTATTCCTCAAATTGGCTTGCTGTTTATCTTCCTCGCCATTCTTGAAGATTCTGGCTATCTGGCGCGGGCAGCCTTTGTCATGGATCGGCTGATGCGCTTTGTCGGGCTTCCGGGCAAATCCTTCGTCCCGATGATGGTGGGCTTTGGCTGCAATATTCCCGGAATTATGGCAACTCGCACCTTAGAAAATCGGCGCGATCGCCTGATGACCATCCTCATGAATCCCTTCATGTCCTGCGGGGCGCGTCTGCCCGTCTATGCCCTATTCTGCGCGGCGTTTTTCCCCACCAACGGACAAAATATTGTCTTCATCCTGTATATCCTCGGCATTCTCGCCGCCATTTTCACCGGATTAGTGATGAAGCAAACCCTTTTCCGGGGGGATGCTGCGCCGTTTGTCATGGAGTTACCCCCCTACCATATCCCCACCTTTAAAGGCGTCTTGCTCCGCGCTTGGGATCGGCTCAAAGCCTTTATTACCAAAGCGGGCAAAATGATCGTGATTATGGTGGTGATTTTGGGGTTAATTAACTCCGTGGGCGTTGACGGTTCTTTTGGCAAACAAAATAGCCAAGATTCGATTCTCAGCGCCATTGGTCGCACCGTGACGCCCGTTTTCGCGCCGATGGGCATTCAACAGGAAAATTGGCCGGCAACCGTGGGATTATTTACAGGCGTCTTTGCGAAAGAGGTGATGGTGGGGGCAATGGATTCGCTCTACTCCCAACTCGGACAGCAGGAAGCGGCTAACAGCGAACCGCCGGAAGAATTTGACCTTTGGGGCGGTATTGGCGAAGCCTTTGCTAGCATTCCCGCCAACCTGGCAGATTTAACTAATCAAGTGCTAGATCCGATTGGATTGGGAATTTTAGGCAGTACCGACGATCTAGAAGCCGCCGCCGAAGAACAACAGGTGCATTACACAACCTTTGGGCAAATGTCCGCCCGGTTTGGCAGTTCAACCGCCGCGATCGCCTTTTTGTTATTTGTGTTGCTCTACTTCCCCTGTGTCTCAGCCACCGCCGCGATTTATCGAGAAACCAATCTCGGCTGGACGATTTTTGTAGCCTGCTGGACAACGGGAATTGCCTATTGGGTCGCCGTTTTCTACTATCAGTTCATGACATTGAACCAACACCCCACAAGCGCGATCGCCTGGTTAGTGAGTTTATTACTGGTGATGAGCGTGACTTTACTCGGCCTCAAGAGTTATAGCGATCGCTCTATTGGGTGGTTATCCAAATTTCTACGCACCAACCGCACCCTACAAGCCAGCCGCAAGTAA
- a CDS encoding FeoC-like transcriptional regulator gives MILQQLQNYLRNHTQTSLEDLAHHFQTDADALREMLNLLIRKGRVRKLAQKQCGSCCSCAPEHLELYEWIN, from the coding sequence ATGATTCTGCAACAACTCCAAAACTATCTCCGCAACCATACCCAAACTTCCCTAGAAGACTTAGCCCATCACTTCCAAACCGATGCTGATGCGTTGCGGGAAATGCTCAACCTCCTCATTCGCAAAGGACGGGTGCGTAAACTCGCCCAAAAACAATGCGGTAGCTGCTGTAGCTGCGCCCCAGAACATTTAGAACTTTACGAGTGGATCAATTGA
- the ftnA gene encoding non-heme ferritin, giving the protein MLSAAMIDRLNEQINLEMFSSHLYLQMSSWCAYKALDGCATFLSQHADEEMMHMRRLIAYLQETGALVRLNGMEAPPWDFTSLTEMFEKIYAHEQFITTKINDLVHLANTEPDYSTLQFLQWYVAEQHQEEFLFKSILDKIKLIGTDGQGLFFIDREIATLAANAAKETTALTSTPV; this is encoded by the coding sequence GTGCTATCTGCCGCGATGATTGATCGGTTGAACGAACAAATCAACCTAGAAATGTTTTCTTCCCATCTTTATCTGCAAATGAGTTCTTGGTGTGCCTATAAAGCCTTAGATGGCTGTGCCACCTTTTTGAGCCAACACGCCGATGAAGAAATGATGCACATGCGCCGCTTGATCGCCTATTTGCAAGAAACAGGCGCTTTAGTTCGATTAAATGGCATGGAAGCACCGCCTTGGGATTTTACCTCCCTCACCGAGATGTTTGAAAAAATCTATGCCCACGAACAATTTATTACGACTAAAATCAACGATCTCGTTCACTTAGCCAACACCGAACCCGACTATTCCACCCTGCAATTTCTCCAGTGGTATGTTGCAGAACAGCATCAAGAGGAATTTTTGTTTAAGAGTATTCTCGACAAAATTAAGCTCATTGGTACAGATGGACAGGGACTCTTCTTCATCGATCGCGAAATCGCCACATTAGCCGCCAACGCTGCCAAAGAAACCACCGCCCTCACCTCTACCCCGGTATAG
- a CDS encoding DUF2202 domain-containing protein: MLESLQQALLEALEDEYKARATYRLILAKFGAIRPFVNIVESEERHIQALALLFQKYNLPIPEDRWEQRVQSPATVREACQAGVQAEIENAALYQRLLHLARDYPDVQRVFLNLQRASQTRHLPAFQRCAERENPATGGKRGFGGRHHHNRRCGPISEVKEP; this comes from the coding sequence ATGCTGGAATCCTTGCAACAGGCTCTGCTTGAAGCCTTAGAAGATGAATATAAAGCGCGGGCAACCTATCGTCTGATTTTGGCTAAATTTGGAGCTATTCGCCCGTTTGTGAATATCGTAGAATCAGAGGAGCGGCATATTCAGGCTCTCGCGCTGCTGTTTCAAAAATATAACCTTCCCATCCCCGAAGACCGTTGGGAACAGCGAGTTCAATCGCCTGCAACCGTCCGAGAAGCTTGTCAAGCGGGCGTTCAGGCTGAAATTGAAAACGCCGCCCTCTATCAGCGCCTGCTTCATTTAGCCCGCGACTATCCCGACGTGCAGCGCGTCTTTTTAAACTTGCAACGCGCCTCCCAAACCCGACACCTACCCGCCTTTCAACGTTGTGCGGAACGAGAAAACCCGGCAACTGGAGGAAAGCGAGGATTTGGAGGGCGGCACCACCACAACAGGCGTTGCGGCCCAATTTCAGAGGTGAAAGAACCATGA